From a single Metopolophium dirhodum isolate CAU chromosome 6, ASM1992520v1, whole genome shotgun sequence genomic region:
- the LOC132947859 gene encoding uncharacterized protein LOC132947859, whose amino-acid sequence MATNYYNIDAVNVILLEILEDIVVNIMDGTYADETDEYLVGLVTLLLSAIDSGATTASGDDQTPESEPEGQNPILGGADGQEFDEDAEESVSLHSDGLPSGDALSSAAESELAPIPEAAPLSNNNTVQEDDNSKISEAEEDHSVLLASSCTSSCGDAPSSVDPTPTPEGGPLDGVLRTEDVLDEKIEPARGIVVKNSLGELVGWLDPAAAPGKIDPPRTRWKSVRRFFRALCCCR is encoded by the coding sequence ATGGCAACTAACTATTATAACATCGACGCTGTAAACGTCATATTGCTTGAAATCTTAGAAGACATTGTTGTCAACATTATGGATGGCACTTACGCTGATGAAACAGACGAATATCTCGTGGGTTTAGTTACCCTTCTTCTGTCTGCCATTGATTCGGGCGCTACTACTGCGAGTGGCGACGATCAGACCCCGGAGTCGGAGCCTGAAGGACAAAATCCGATTCTTGGAGGCGCAGATGGACAGGAGTTCGACGAAGACGCCGAGGAGTCCGTCTCCTTGCACAGTGATGGATTGCCGAGCGGCGATGCGCTGTCATCTGCAGCAGAGTCGGAGCTTGCTCCGATCCCAGAGGCAGCACCGCTCAGCAACAACAACACTGTCCAGGAAGACGACAATTCGAAAATTTCGGAAGCAGAAGAGGACCATTCCGTTTTGTTGGCGAGCAGCTGTACGTCGTCGTGTGGGGACGCGCCGTCCTCTGTCGATCCCACTCCGACTCCCGAGGGCGGACCACTCGACGGCGTTTTGCGTACAGAAGACGTGTTGGATGAGAAAATTGAGCCGGCTAGGGGTATAGTTGTAAAAAATAGTCTTGGTGAGCTGGTCGGTTGGTTGGACCCGGCGGCAGCACCCGGAAAAATCGATCCACCTCGTACGAGGTGGAAAAGCGTGAGACGCTTTTTCCGGGCTCTGTGCTGCTGCCGATGA